The following proteins come from a genomic window of Acidobacteriota bacterium:
- a CDS encoding MBL fold metallo-hydrolase, with amino-acid sequence MSLRVRVIASGSGGNAALYSAGGTHVLLDCGVSARRLTFALREEGIEPDELSGVFITHEHTDHVQGLRVFLKRRRVPLFIAPESWAALARCGVEARSVEPLRGGVRVQLGPLGLTPFPLPHDAASCFGFVVESAGVRAVQATDLGTPTALVRERLRDAHCILLEFNHDPDLLMRGSYPLDVKIRVRGRLGHLSNDQAGTLLAGCVHGDLQAVYLMHLSRENNQPHMALLSAREALGGRRVPLRVAQQDSPVEAWEG; translated from the coding sequence GTGAGCCTCCGGGTGCGCGTGATCGCATCGGGCTCCGGAGGGAATGCCGCCCTGTATAGCGCGGGGGGCACGCACGTCCTTCTCGACTGCGGCGTGTCGGCCCGGCGGCTCACCTTCGCTCTCCGGGAGGAGGGCATCGAGCCCGATGAGCTTTCGGGCGTGTTCATCACCCACGAACACACGGACCACGTCCAGGGCCTGCGGGTCTTTCTCAAGAGGCGCAGGGTCCCTCTGTTCATCGCACCCGAGAGCTGGGCGGCGCTGGCCCGTTGCGGCGTGGAGGCCCGCTCCGTGGAGCCCCTTCGGGGAGGTGTACGGGTCCAGCTGGGCCCCCTGGGCCTGACCCCCTTTCCCCTTCCGCACGACGCGGCCTCCTGCTTCGGCTTCGTTGTGGAATCCGCCGGCGTGAGGGCCGTCCAGGCCACGGACCTGGGAACCCCCACGGCCCTGGTCCGGGAGCGCCTCCGGGACGCCCATTGCATCCTCCTGGAGTTCAACCACGATCCCGACCTTCTGATGAGGGGTTCGTATCCTCTGGACGTGAAGATCCGGGTCCGAGGGAGGCTGGGACACCTTTCCAACGATCAGGCGGGTACTCTCCTGGCCGGATGCGTCCACGGGGATCTTCAGGCGGTCTATCTCATGCACCTTTCCCGGGAAAACAACCAGCCCCACATGGCCCTGCTCTCCGCGCGGGAGGCCCTCGGGGGCCGGAGGGTCCCCCTGAGGGTCGCGCAACAGGACTCCCCCGTGGAGGCGTGGGAAGGGTAG